From a single Methanomicrobia archaeon genomic region:
- a CDS encoding RNA-binding protein — MMYKVVVPGDFLSDEVSRAGEGTYVDNGKVYALNYGIVSDKGAIKVVALSGKYVPARGDVVIGRIIELSYPFWIVDIASPYEARLHLSDFSRGAERRIDFSTMSNYLDVGDLIIAKVQDVDPLMRIDLDLKDEIKIGDRGRLIEISHTKVPRVIGRSGSMIKLLKEKCKCFIFIAKNGRIWIKGQEENMNLATQVVLMIANEAHTSGLTDRVAHFLDSYEEKEA, encoded by the coding sequence ATGATGTACAAAGTAGTAGTTCCAGGGGATTTTCTCTCCGATGAAGTGAGTCGCGCTGGCGAGGGTACGTATGTCGACAACGGTAAGGTATACGCGCTGAATTATGGCATAGTGAGCGACAAGGGAGCGATAAAAGTGGTCGCGCTTTCTGGGAAGTACGTGCCAGCGAGGGGCGATGTCGTGATCGGTAGAATAATTGAGCTCTCGTATCCGTTTTGGATCGTTGATATCGCATCTCCGTATGAGGCGCGCTTACACCTCTCCGATTTCTCACGAGGTGCAGAAAGACGGATAGATTTTAGCACGATGAGTAACTACCTGGATGTGGGCGATTTGATCATCGCGAAGGTGCAGGATGTAGACCCACTGATGCGAATAGATTTGGACTTGAAAGACGAGATTAAGATCGGTGATCGGGGTCGATTGATAGAGATCTCGCATACGAAGGTGCCTCGTGTCATCGGACGGAGTGGTTCGATGATAAAGCTGCTGAAGGAGAAATGCAAATGTTTCATTTTTATCGCGAAGAATGGCCGTATATGGATAAAAGGCCAGGAAGAGAATATGAATCTCGCCACGCAGGTGGTGTTGATGATCGCGAACGAGGCGCATACTTCAGGATTGACGGATAGAGTGGCGCATTTTTTGGATTCTTATGAGGAAAAAGAAGCATAA
- a CDS encoding ribosome assembly factor SBDS — MVSLDKAVIARYKHGKKIFEVLVDPEGADLVRGGANVEIEGVLAADEIFADASKGKKATEEDLMGAFATTDVVEIAGEIIKEGELQLTTEQRRKKVEEKRKTVIERIAQICINPQTNTPHPPTRIEIALTEAKVHIDPFKSVDELVTEAIKALRPIIPIKVEETEIALKIPAPYTGQVYELKRNFNVTREEWQQDGSFIAMVKLPAGMRDDLFSLLNRITKGEAETKIVK; from the coding sequence TTGAAGTTCTTGTCGATCCTGAAGGGGCCGATTTAGTCAGGGGCGGCGCTAACGTGGAAATAGAAGGAGTCTTAGCAGCAGATGAGATATTTGCCGATGCGTCCAAGGGCAAAAAGGCGACGGAAGAGGATTTGATGGGCGCTTTCGCTACCACAGACGTTGTGGAAATAGCGGGGGAGATCATAAAAGAAGGCGAGTTACAGCTCACCACAGAGCAGAGGCGCAAGAAAGTCGAGGAGAAGAGGAAGACAGTAATCGAGCGGATCGCACAGATCTGTATAAACCCGCAGACAAACACGCCCCATCCGCCTACACGAATCGAGATCGCACTGACCGAGGCGAAGGTGCACATTGACCCGTTCAAGAGCGTCGATGAATTGGTAACCGAGGCAATAAAGGCGCTACGACCAATAATTCCGATAAAGGTCGAGGAGACCGAGATAGCGCTAAAAATACCGGCACCATATACCGGACAGGTCTACGAGCTCAAGCGGAATTTCAACGTGACGCGGGAAGAGTGGCAGCAGGACGGCTCGTTTATAGCGATGGTGAAATTACCGGCGGGGATGAGAGACGATCTCTTCTCCCTTTTGAACCGGATAACCAAGGGTGAGGCAGAAACGAAGATAGTGAAGTGA